Within Etheostoma cragini isolate CJK2018 chromosome 24, CSU_Ecrag_1.0, whole genome shotgun sequence, the genomic segment CAAAAATCATCCTTTTCATTTAGATAATTCTGATAAGTGACTACATTGTGTTGCTTTGATCAATCCATGATTTGTTCATTGTCCACTGGCATGTTATGTATCAAAAAGAATCATTGCACGCAATCATCACACAGTAGTAACATATCAATCAACACAGTGTGAAAAGTTCAGgtgatttatttttagcacAACCACAAGGGACATcgaggggaaaaaagcaaagaaaggaaaaagtggCACATGAAGCTGTTGAttagctctttctctctgactcaGTCTCTCTTGTCATGGTGGAATCAGacacaggcaggcaggctgTAAGGGGGTTTGGTAcagtaggaggaggagagggaggaacaGCCTACTCTCTTCTGACTTGTCCAGACTTGAGCCGGTTAACAAAGTCTTTGATTGCCTGATCCTTGAGATAAGCGCTCACGTCGCTGGTGAAGGTCCCATCTGCGTGGCGCTTTTCTTCAgcactaaaaacacacagtgagggaaatatttcatattatttttaaagttttaaaaagctgAAGAGTCTGAAGCAAAAACCCGATCAGTGGAATACATCCCTGTTTATCAGTGGTCGAAAGTACTGTAAAGTTCAATTTTGAGGTGTACTTTACTTCAGCATTTCCTTTTAATACAACTTTAAGTACTTTACTGCACTTCAGAGggacatattgtactttttactctgcTAAATTTATCTGGCAGGCATAATTACTGGTCACTTCTCAGATTACCATTCTAATGATGTAGTAAGCTTATAAAAATCAATGTATGCGAGTCTATATTTGTGTAGCAGAactctgtttttcttctacTGTCTTTCATTAATCATCACCCGACCACTCAGATTTATCCTGTGACCCTTTGGAGGGCTTGATCCTTAGGTTGGGAACCAAACTAGCCATTGCTTACTGTACATTGGGTAGGTAAAATAAGGCACAGGGTATATTTTACTGCAAaatgagtacatttactttacGTAGTAAGTACATGTATCCAATAATACTTCTGCACTCAtgtaagattttgaatgcagaaaTTTTAGTTTGGAAtaattttacattgttgtacTGGTACTCAAGTGATACATCTGAGTGCTCCTTTCACACCTGCTGTTTAGCCATCTAAAAGTTAATTGTAACATCCTGAGCTTTAATTTAACCAGTGTTTGATTATTTAAGCCATATTGCCAAACAAGACGAAGCTTTTTACAATAAATTTGTATGATAGTTTTTAGAATGGATCCCACACTGACCCGCTCCTCTTGTTGTTCATCAGCCACCGAACAAAGTCCTGCACCTTCATGTCCTCCAGGTATTTGCTGTAGTCGTTTGAGAAAGTTCCCTCCGAATGTCTCTTCATGTTCGACAGCTCCCTTGGCTCATCCACTAATGTGTCGTCTGCCTCAAAGCTGCAGTGCAGGAGAGAGAACACAGTTTGACAGTTGCAATCCCTTTGAATATAAGGGATAGGTTTGCATGGAATTCTCCAAAACACTCAAGATGATGCCAACGAATCGTATGTAAAATGCATCTGTATCTTCCATACAAACATTCACCACAGGTGTAAAGCCGTAtcaacttttcattttctattccATCTCCCATTTTGCTTTgctacaatttgtttttttgcccaaatgtatttatatttattaatttgataATCCACATTTTCAGCATCATAATTCTTGAACTTGTACAGTAGCCCCTATCATCACTAGATTTAATTCTTCAAATTACGTTTTgtcttttatcctttttatctGGGATACATTCAGGGTTTTTGAAGTAACAACATTTCAGCTTTTGTTGTCATGTTCCCATCATTTTTGCAGATTTTGGATGAACATGCCTAGCGTACAAATTTAGAGTTTAACCTGAAATGAGCCCCCATTAGCACAATTTGAACTGTGAGCCAGTTGGTTTTGGGACATAGAATCTTCTATTTCTCTACACAAAGTATGACGTTTTATTGCAGAGCTCCTAAAAGTAGTTAAACCTGAAACATCATTAATTTAGATGTGATTTCTGTACCTTAATTGGTCCTCAGCCTCCTGTAGAACCTGCCAGCTGCTCTGGACAAAGCCAAGAACCAGAAAGATACCAGCAAGGGAGTGAATGCTTTTCATGGTTATaacctacacagacacacagacgcagAGGTTTCATATTGGATCAGGCAGCTAAAGTTAAAGTGCTTTGCTGTTGCAACAAAACACAactcaccttttctttttttcttctttttcttctttccaaagAACAGTGCTGTTAGTTCCTCTGCTTGTTGCTGTCTCTTACCCTCCAATCGAACTCTATGGGCTTATATACTGTTATAGGAGAAGGAGGATGGATCTGCTCAGGTGGGTCAATTTTACCACTCTGCCTGGTCCACCTGTTACTCTCAACCCATTAGACACGGGCCCCGTCACATCGGCCAAATCAACAAGCCAAGCATTTGTTCAGCAAGGGAGATGCTATTCATGCGTGAGGCCAGCTGGTACTTAGGTGTTAAGATCAAACAAGCACAGCTCATCCTGGTTAACAGAAAGTAGGGAAGACGCTTTAATGTGCTACTGTGTCATCACAATGGGAAGTGATAGTGTGCTGTCATATCTGGAAGGTGAGTCAGTATTTGTGAGTTCTTTCCGATCAAATATAAAAGATGAGGAATATTGACCATTTATTTCATCAGTGGCAGTTAACTCCATTTTTACAAGGGCCATAGTTCAGCAAAGATGCTCTATAAAAGTATGAATACATaacaatacagtaaatcttGAATTTGACTCTCACATACACTCCcgtgtattttatttgttgaaaaatatatattagcAGTGTGTCAAGGCTGAAATAACACTATTTCTCAGTTGAGATTGCCAAAACATTTCAGTGGATCCAAAAATTGTCAGAAATTGAACTTTTCTCCTTTGTCTGAAATCATTTTACACATAAAGCCCAGTAACTACTTGCCCTCTCAACCACCTCCCCTTCTCAAAGAAATATAAGATGGAGTTTGGGTATTTTTGAGCATTTTCGCCATGACACTCCTCCATAACCTTTACTCTAACAAGACTGAGCCTGCTAGCAGCTCTGCGAGGCTGTACTCAGACACAGTGGTGTTCTGAGTTACTGTAAAttgtaatgggaaaatgttttcatatgtCATTCTATACTATGCATGTGTTGAGTATTCATATAGTTGTTCACATGCTTTTCAGGGTGTATGACTTTTGAATCTCTCTTTatgtgtcctccctgaaggagAAGACAACTTATAGTCTTTGCATTTTTCCTCCAAGGACAAATGCAACAAAGTCCGACAGAAACAGTGTTCCAGAGTTTTGGTTATCACAGCAGGCCACCACAGCCTATCCAAGACACAAGTTGTTCTTTTCCAGCTAAGATAGAACGACCAAACACATAAAGACAAAACAGCTCCAATTTGTCTGCCTGGGAAGATTAATTGTTATACTAAGATTAGACTGTTCTCCAAACAAGGTCTTCTTTTCTCTGGGGGCCCGGGATATAAGGCAGGATATGACTGATGTACAGTTGTGAGACACTTGTCAATCTGTAGCCGAAGTGTGCATAGTGAAAGCCGTTCTCgtcatttgattgttctctgcagaaaacagtTAAAACTTCACTTTCAAAGACCAAACCTTGATTCAGTTTTGcagtctgtctttattttgtttcaacaaagtctcactTCCAACAAATTCCTCTCTCGCTGTACAAGAAACTTCCACGacaaaatgctaacatcagcatgccaAATTACTCACAATAACATCTGATCTTTTATCTaagtaaaaatactaataccatactgtaaaaatactctattacaagtaTTCAAAGAGTTCTCATTGttgaattctttattttttgaaacaATTATTACATCAGTCAACAATCtataacatttttgtaaaattgatGAAAATTACTTTGGTGCATTACATTTATGTGCATATTTCAATACATTACTATAAAAACTATGTTCAAGTAGTACAAGTAGTTCACTTATAGTAGTACACTTTCATATCATTACTGTAGCCTATATCTTGATGCCCAGGTCAAATATAGTTAAATTCacaaaactttgaaaagaaatacatatttaaagtatttgtgGTACAAGTAAACATGTAAGTTATCATTTCCAGAgaagcacttttttttctgactgaTGCATGATAAAATTTAACTTAATGGCATTATGACTCGGACCACTTAGTACTTTTCTGGCATTTGAAGAACTGAAAACGTAATCccaattttttagttttattcacaTGAGGTTGTGAAAAGAGATATTTGTAACCCAGAGGACTTTATGCAAAGCACCTCTGTAGGAAGTGACTCATGTGGGTGTAGACGTGTTGATTGGCCGAGCCGCCAAGCCCATGATCCTTATCTGTGTAccactgaaagaaaaaggacagATGTTGGGATGTTGGGTGACTGCACTTCTTATTGACAAAgttttttaaagacaacaaggttagcttgcccctccctcctccttctcatcCCATCCCATTTCCCCACCTCCTGTGGTTctgtgcactaaccccccaacctCCCAACCCACCCCCCcgaatccttcttgttggttattggctgtaATGCTGGAAGACTGATCATGTTTGATGGTGCACGTTGGCACAGTTTACTTTTGTTGGCATTTGTGGAGCCttggctgtctacagagaccacgtTTTTTTGtacaggggacaggcagctagcagatagtgaggagatgtttgctgtatgtgacaaaaaaaatgctgtagCTTAAAAAACGTGTTATAGCACCCTAAGTCTTCCAGTCATTCCAATTTGGATTTTCAAGATAACTTACCATCGCCTCAAAATCCACCTGCTCGTCTACTAGAGCTTCAGAGATCTCGGCTGCCTGCTGGAAATGAACATTGtctagaaaacacaacaaaaatcaaaacaaaataaaaaatcaacaagGTTCTCAATGCAATCCGCCCATTTTAATCAAGAAAGGTCACTAAAGACTTGACGACTGACTTTTCCAAAATACCACTTCAACTGTCACAAATGGAGAGAGTTTGATCTGATGGTAGTGCTAGATAGGTCGACAAAATCCTAAATCCTAAATTGTGGAACTGCATAACTCACCATCAGCTGTTCCATGAACCAGAAGATACTGCACTGAATGGAAATTCTTGGCTCTGGCAGTTACTGTTGAGTTCTGCACAAAATCAGATTTTTGTGTATTGGTGAAAACAGCCAACAGCATGTATAATGACCGTCAGATACAAGAGACGGTCATAACATCACATAATATGTGTGAAACTTACAGTGTAGGCAAGAGAATTCTGTGAGGGCTCCATCATGTAACGCTCTGTGTAGATGGAATCTGGAAATGACAAATAGATCATGTGTGCCATTTAAATTATTGTGTTAGGTCTGGGAGGCTGTCAACATCAAGAACGTgcttaaaaagacaaacaaaataccATAATATTCCCATTTGGACACTGGAGCAACTGCCATTCCACATTTAAAAACTCCACTTCCTGATCCCAAGACCATTGAAGTCACATATCCACCATAagactgtgaaaacaaattcaattcTGTAGCTCATCCTAGCCCTTTAATAAGACCAAGCACACTGACAGCACGGTGAAAAAGAGTAGAATAGAAGTAGCACATTTCAGGACAGTTTTAATACAAGTTGGTAAGAACTTACCCAGCCCCAAATAGCAACTCTGTCTTTGTCTATGAAGCCCATTTTGATGAATTCCCTAAAATGTAGACAAGACAATTATCTCAATAAGGACAGTACATTACAAGAATGAAGATTGGCCTTCAGATCATTACAGTAACTCGATGATGCTTATGCCATttcctgtgtgtatgtctgtgtacaCCTGGGCGCGTTTCAACCACAGAAACAAGTCAGATCCAGTTTTATCAAGCTTTACTGGGAAACAGAGGGTCAAGCTGTTTGTTCGAGCGAAGATGCATTGTCTTGTCTAAAATGGTCCTTGCTATCCTTACCTGGCTGCTGTTATCTGATCTTCCACCTCATAGGTTCCCAGACCTTTGTAGATTGCATGCATTAACTTGTCGCCTTGGTAACCGCTTCCTCTTCCGTCAAAGCTTGCGACGATGATTTTCTCAGTGCTGGCCAGGTAGGTGGACCAGCTTACCCTGTAGATGAAGTCTGCTTTCTGACTACAAGGACCGGCATACCTGGGAGGGCAAATCAGGATCAGTTTATGAACTCTTTtgaaaagcatttttaattaagttttttatatttttatttttttaataaattcttACACATCTATTAGTAAAGGGTATTTCTTGGATTCATCAAAGCCTGGGGGCAAAAACATCTGATACCAGAGACCTGTCGAAAACAGCCGAGATGTAAATAAAGTATTCCCAGTTAGTTAAAAATAGCgttaaagaaaaactttattactttaaatcACTATAATTCACTTACTATGTCCTTCAAATGTGATGGAGGCTCGGCGCATACTGGGCATTTGGATGTCAGATATCAGGCTGCGAAATTCTTTATTGTCCTCCAAAACATTTAACTCTAcgaaatatagaaatatagaaGTCTCATTCGAATAACATTTTCTCCTCCTTGTTACGATTGTTAAATTGAATTTCAAATTTGTGGATTACCTTTATTTTCCCTGTTATCCATGAGAGCATAGTAAGGAATGCCAGGACCTTTGTGTAAAAGTTCCaattaaattagcttttttacatatttttaaatgtaatatttatagAAAAATAAGCAATAATTAATATGTTACAGAATATATCAATAATACAGACAGTGGTATATGGAAAAAATAAGAGgcatatgaaaaaataaaataaactgaccACTGCAGCTCATACGGTAGAAGGAGGCATTGTGGCTAAAGTAGGCAGAGTTATACTGACAGTCTTCTCCACGCAATGCACAAGTCAGGCAATCAGTCGCTTGATTGGtcaacctgacacacacacacacacacacacacacacacacacacacacacactttaagtCTGAAGAAATGCTTTCTAATCAAAcattgtctttaaataaaacacaaacgcTACAATAATAAAGACCCTTACCTGTAAACATGCCTTGTTCCTGGCTTGCCCCCTTCATTACTTGAATAATAGCTGTGAAATAATTGGTATAAATGAGAGAGGTGGAAATTTCAGACTGTAGTAAAGAAGGGATTCAGCTTATGGGACTTAACAGTTGTGTCTCTAACTCCATCATAACTTAGCAACAATCTCAACGtttccaaaaacacacaaaatgtttggGAAAGTTCATAAAGTGATGCATCCAGATCTtgaatatttaaagttttaataaagCATTGTAAATAGCAGCACAATTATAATACACTGTTATgcccaatttctttttttcacaagagACTTACACACTATCCGCAGTTACTTTCAAAATGTCAATGACTTCCCATTCTCCAGCGGTGATTGCTTTAGCTGTGCCCTACATGATGAGTCAGAACAGAATGTGTGTAAGTAACACGCTACGGAAAAATATGGATGATATAAAGTCTTAAAAAGAGCTTCTTTTGCTAATGTGATTCTGAAATGAGTCAGTCTACCTACCCCGAGGACATGATGGATGTGCTTGTACCCTTTAGTGTCGCTCATCAACAGGTAATAGCTGTTCTTGTCTGCGGCAAAAACGGGTTCTGGTGGAGAGAACTAGGAAGAAcaagtactgtatattatgaTCATATATTCTCCTACTGCTGTACTTTGTCGGTGGCTCTCAACTACACGCCCGTTCATTTCTACTGAGaatgtaaaactttaaaaaacaacttacacatatacagtttcacaaaaataaataaataaaaggttcaGCAATTTCTGGAAACAGCTGGAAAATGGTGCACGTGTTGGAGACTATTTTGGTACtggtgctctagtgagtatGCCTGACAGCAGAGAGGTATGTGTGGGATTGAGTCACAATCAACTACAGcatgcaacagtgtggctcactgatgtgttttcaatcaattttggacaacaatggatcTCTTTGGCAGAGTGGAGGAGAAACACCAAGCTTTGGACAGACATGCAATATTTGTGGGTAGTTAaagtcattgttgtttttgatctTTTCAGGGAATttataaagagaaaaagaatgtCCTTTAACAGTATGTTGGACTTACCCGTCCAATCCAACCCGTGGGACTGTGTACCTCCAGATGCTGTA encodes:
- the dpp4 gene encoding dipeptidyl peptidase 4, which gives rise to MVSIGKVILGVFGLAVVVILIAVPTAIHLKEKQKGDQNMRTFTLEDVFNSSLKPKSISIRWISDNEYLNKSQGSVFLHDVVTGAVSEFLSRDKFNEKDAYEYQLSADRKYVAFISNRSKLWRHSFTATYSLYDLQSNTFLTPSDIPEEVQYFAWSPEGNKLAYVWENNVYIKSSPASPPHQVTFNGKENLILNGIPDWVYEEEMFSSSQGLWWSPGGKYVAYAEFNDTEVHSIEYSWYGENQYPSTVSIPYPKPGTPNPIVKLFVVDTDNTTITEVVVPDSLSTSEHYLATVTWVMDEQIAVQWLKRVQNHLILQIYNFSGVKWDPVEHLEVHSPTGWIGRFSPPEPVFAADKNSYYLLMSDTKGYKHIHHVLGGTAKAITAGEWEVIDILKVTADSVYYSSNEGGKPGTRHVYRLTNQATDCLTCALRGEDCQYNSAYFSHNASFYRMSCSGPGIPYYALMDNRENKELNVLEDNKEFRSLISDIQMPSMRRASITFEGHSLWYQMFLPPGFDESKKYPLLIDVYAGPCSQKADFIYRVSWSTYLASTEKIIVASFDGRGSGYQGDKLMHAIYKGLGTYEVEDQITAAREFIKMGFIDKDRVAIWGWSYGGYVTSMVLGSGSGVFKCGMAVAPVSKWEYYDSIYTERYMMEPSQNSLAYTNSTVTARAKNFHSVQYLLVHGTADDNVHFQQAAEISEALVDEQVDFEAMWYTDKDHGLGGSANQHVYTHMSHFLQRCFA
- the LOC117939315 gene encoding glucagon-1-like gives rise to the protein MKSIHSLAGIFLVLGFVQSSWQVLQEAEDQLSFEADDTLVDEPRELSNMKRHSEGTFSNDYSKYLEDMKVQDFVRWLMNNKRSGAEEKRHADGTFTSDVSAYLKDQAIKDFVNRLKSGQVRRESETDRRGEAFSKRHVDGSFTSDVNKVLDSMAAKEYLLWVMTSKPSGWSKKRQEDQ